In a genomic window of Platichthys flesus chromosome 24, fPlaFle2.1, whole genome shotgun sequence:
- the LOC133949549 gene encoding insulin receptor substrate 2-B has protein sequence MANFTNYQEGKAAMLMVERDVGTKPAAAANGDGSVGEPPSPLINIGGGGGGSRFHLPPSNHLHHLSHHQPPKDHHHYQLAPQQQQHLSGENIAESPGRKASSSSCSSTLSQAHTAEDPAASSSSSGGSSHVYAAVSVASTSDVVDDIRKCGYLRKQKHGHKRFFVLRAASHLGPSRLEYYDSEKKFRSSLRSAAAAVASGGAVAPSPPKRVIYLYQCFTVNKRADSKNKHLIALYTKDEYFAIVAENEPEQEDWYVAVSELMSEGKKGHLDADDLDDGYGTVTPGTVFKEVWQVNVKPKGLGQTKNLTGVYRLCLSTKTIHLVKLNSETPCVNLQLMNIRRCGHSESFFFIEVGRSSSIGPGEIWMQVDDSVVAQNMHETILETMKSLKAFAEFRPRSKSQSSGSNPMPFITTRRHLGNLPPSQTGLQRRSRTESVVGTPPSSKSSGASGYRFRTSSEGEGTMNRPFRSATGSLVHLNSARAHHGRQEGVGGSSGGVATGNTGTSTGAGRYVRAIPGSSANYHARSASLPVSHFPSTTSPVSVSSSSGHGSVSDTLTRPSSASICGSPSDGGFNSSDEYGSSPGDFRYFRVRSNTPDSLGNTPPIREENCLNDYMAMGWNREVFGTSAGSGNNSGGDTPRDEGSSAAEEDRFSSSSSLRRRTHSFTRPAGGATGGSGVAVYQKMTQTNFSLDEESDIVLPFGSGLLRGGPSSSSSSLRSDYSSCSEHSQQSRPSTLSRTEAGGERPPLSSSAKEDSGYMPMLCGVAASTRDTPPDYMPMQPGSYSHHVSHSPQFHSPALAARSAHPQLQPQSSTDSHGYMMMLPGGSGSSPSPVQASPSPHSSSSLAGAGVSDSIAERPENGEYMDMSYSSSGGRKLSNEGSSGYLTPESTPKSYSPYFSLPRSYKAPTRERDEKECGEYVPMSSPAKPVFSSVATASMSTPEKRGGGGSSTSTPSHPPPPYGAHHTTAAMADRRVVRPNRLPLGRRSFHGPLRVSEPSPVSSGTSTSVPATASSSERPSSPGEYINIEFGDHYPHQQQPPAYPLSDEAPSLGSTDHRHSPPQPQVHQDYMSVEVGADQQDSEGCLGKKQSPRPSLVAPWNPPSYIRPLASNPGALASPGVPAAGHWRSKGDDYTDMTFNLDRTQTSPTTMLQHLCVIEGRYGHASSASPSSTSPPLPPSSPGRTPTQQLEPKVVRADPQGRRRHSSETFSSTSSSNSTPPGGGLGPSSSAMHPTANTTASNGSYLAEGQASRWASSASFDSVWMSVEGVGDSPAHHAPTRATDPGTTAGTSASSSGAGAGRMCRNMSVGYQNGLNYIALELREDGSNGGAAASGAGSSNGSSTAALGTVSPPENGAYASIDFTKSDGVSTTNKD, from the coding sequence ATGGCGAATTTCACGAACTACCAGGAAGGGAAGGCAGCGATGTTGATGGTGGAGAGGGACGTGGGGACGAAGCCCGCGGCTGCAGCGAACGGGGACGGCTCGGTCGGGGAACCCCCTTCCCCGTTAATTAATATCggcggaggaggcggcggcTCTCGCTTCCATCTACCGCCCTccaaccacctccaccacctcagcCACCACCAACCGCCAAAGGATCACCACCACTACCAGCTGgccccgcagcagcagcagcatctttcCGGGGAAAACATCGCGGAGTCCCCGGGCAGgaaagcctcctcctcctcctgctcgtcgACCCTCAGCCAGGCGCACACGGCCGAGGACCCCGCcgctagcagcagcagcagcggcggcagcagccaTGTCTACGCGGCGGTGAGTGTCGCCAGCACCTCGGACGTTGTGGATGATATTCGCAAATGTGGCTATTTGAGAAAGCAGAAACACGGACACAAGCGGTTCTTCGTGCTGCGGGCGGCCAGCCACCTGGGCCCCAGCCGCCTGGAGTACTACGACAGCGAGAAGAAATTCAGGAGCAGCCTGCGCTCCGCCGCCGCGGCCGTGGCCAGCGGCGGAGCGGTGGCGCCTTCGCCCCCGAAGCGGGTGATTTACCTCTACCAGTGCTTCACGGTGAACAAGAGGGCGGATTCCAAAAACAAACACCTCATTGCTCTTTACACCAAGGACGAGTACTTTGCCATCGTGGCGGAGAACGAGCCGGAGCAGGAGGACTGGTACGTGGCTGTCAGTGAGCTGATGAGTGAGGGCAAGAAGGGGCACCTGGACGCGGACGATCTGGACGACGGGTACGGGACGGTCACTCCCGGGACCGTGTTTAAGGAGGTGTGGCAGGTGAATGTGAAACCTAAAGGACTGGGTCAAACGAAAAACCTCACAGGTGTTTACCGGCTCTGCCTCTCAACGAAAACCATTCACCTCGTCAAGTTGAACTCTGAGACCCCGTGTGTGAACCTGCAGCTGATGAACATCCGGCGCTGTGGACATTCAGAGAGCTTCTTCTTCATCGAGGTGGGTCGCTCCTCCTCGATCGGGCCCGGGGAGATCTGGATGCAGGTGGATGATTCCGTCGTGGCCCAGAACATGCACGAGACCATCCTGGAGACCATGAAATCGCTGAAAGCTTTTGCAGAGTTTCGGCCACGGAGTAAGAGCCAGTCCTCGGGCTCCAACCCCATGCCCTTCATCACGACGCGGCGCCACCTGGGCAACCTGCCACCGAGTCAGACCGGGCTGCAGCGGCGGTCGAGGACGGAGTCGGTCGTGGGTACGCCGCCTTCCAGTAAGAGCTCTGGGGCTAGTGGTTACCGGTTCCGCACATCCAGTGAGGGCGAGGGGACGATGAACCGGCCGTTCCGCTCCGCCACAGGAAGTCTGGTTCACCTCAACTCGGCGCGTGCCCATCATGGTCGTCAGGAGGGTGTCGGCGGCAGCAGTGGTGGTGTCGCCACAGGAAACACTGGTACGAGCACCGGCGCTGGACGCTATGTCAGAGCCATCCCAGGGTCATCAGCCAACTACCACGCCCGCTCCGCCTCCCTCCCCGTCTCCCACTTCCCCTCCACCACCAGCCCAGTGAGCGTCTCCTCCAGCAGCGGCCATGGCTCTGTGTCCGACACACTCACCCGCCCATCGAGTGCCTCGATATGCGGCTCCCCGTCGGATGGCGGCTTCAACTCCTCGGATGAGTACGGCTCGAGCCCCGGTGATTTCCGGTACTTCCGGGTGCGGAGTAACACGCCAGACTCCCTCGGCAACACCCCACCAATCAGAGAGGAGAACTGTCTAAATGATTACATGGCCATGGGCTGGAACCGGGAGGTGTTTGGCACCAGTGCAGGGTCTGGAAACAACAGTGGAGGTGACACGCCTCGGGATGAAGGCTCATCAGCGGCAGAGGAAGATCGTTTTTCTTCATCGTCGTcgctgaggaggaggactcATTCTTTCACCAGACCTGCAGGCGGTGCAACCGGTGGTTCTGGAGTAGCCGTTTACCAGAAAATGACCCAGACCAACTTTTCCTTGGATGAGGAGTCAGACATTGTGTTGCCATTCGGCAGCGGGCTGCTCCGTGGTGggccgtcctcctcctcttcctcgctccgCTCTGACTACAGCTCCTGCTCCGAGCACAGCCAACAGAGCCGGCCCTCCACGCTCTCCCGGACGGAGGCCGGCGGTGagcgtcctcctctctcctcctctgccaagGAAGACAGCGGTTACATGCCCATGCTGTGCGGTGTGGCTGCTTCAACGCGGGACACGCCCCCCGACTACATGCCTATGCAACCCGGCTCTTACTCCCATCATGTCTCCCATTCCCCTCAGTTTCACAGCCCAGCTCTAGCGGCCCGCTCAGCCCACCCCCAGCTCCAGCCTCAGTCCTCCACGGACTCCCACGGTTACATGATGATGCTCCCAggtggcagcggcagctcccCCTCACCAGTGCAGGCCTCCCCCAGCCCACACAGTAGCTCCAGTTTGGCAGGTGCCGGTGTGAGTGACAGTATAGCAGAGAGACCCGAGAATGGGGAATATATGGACATGTCGTACAGCAGCAGTGGAGGGCGCAAGCTCTCAAACGAAGGGAGCAGTGGATATTTAACACCTGAGAGCACCCCAAAGTCTTACAGCCCTTACTtttccctccctcgctcctaCAAAGCCCCCacgagagagagggatgagaaggAGTGTGGGGAGTATGTTCCTATGAGTTCTCCTGCCAAGCCAGTCTTTTCATCAGTTGCCACAGCCTCAATGTCAACACCAGAGAAGAGGGGTGGGGGAGGAAGTAGCACCTCAACCCCCTCTCATCCACCGCCGCCTTATGGAGCTCATCACACGACCGCAGCGATGGCCGACAGACGCGTGGTGAGGCCTAACCGCCTCCCGCTAGGTAGGAGGAGTTTCCACGGCCCGCTGCGGGTTAGTGAGCCCTCCCCAGTGTCTTCAGGAACCTCAACGTCAGTCCCTGCCACTGCTAGCTCGTCCGAAAGGCCTTCCAGTCCTGGAGAATATATTAACATAGAGTTTGGGGATCACTACCCCCACCAACAACAGCCCCCTGCCTATCCTCTCTCTGATGAAGCTCCTTCCCTGGGATCCACCGACCACCGCCACTCTCCCCCACAGCCCCAAGTTCACCAGGACTACATGAGTGTGGAGGTGGGGGCCGATCAGCAGGACAGTGAAGGGTGTCTGGGTAAAAAACAGTCTCCCAGACCCAGCCTCGTCGCCCCATGGAACCCGCCCAGTTATATCAGACCCCTGGCTAGCAATCCTGGGGCCCTGGCCTCCCCTGGAGTCCCCGCTGCAGGTCACTGGAGGTCGAAAGGTGACGACTATACAGACATGACATTTAACCTCGACAGGACGCAAACAAGCCCCACAACCATGCTGCAGCACCTCTGTGTAATAGAGGGACGTTACGGCCatgcttcctctgcctccccctcatccacttcccctcctctccccccttcAAGTCCAGGTAGGACGCCAACACAGCAGCTGGAGCCCAAGGTGGTTCGAGCTGACCCGCAgggcaggaggagacacagctcAGAGACATTCTCCTCCACGTCCTCCTCTAATTCAACTCCCCCTGGAGGAGGACTTGGACCCTCATCCTCAGCCATGCACCCCACAGCGAACACCACAGCCTCTAATGGATCTTACCTCGCTGAGGGTCAAGCTTCCAGATGGGCCAGTTCAGCATCTTTCGACAGTGTGTGGATGTCTGTGGAGGGGGTCGGGGACTCGCCGGCTCACCACGCTCCGACAAGAGCCACGGACCCGGGGACTACGGCCGggacctcagcctcctcctcgggagctggagctgggagGATGTGCAGAAACATGTCTGTTGGCTACCAGAACGGCCTGAACTACATTGCCTTGGAGCTGCGGGAGGACGGGAGTAATGGAGGAGCCGCGGCGTCGGGAGCTGGCAGCAGCAACGGGAGCTCGACGGCAGCATTGGGGACTGTGTCTCCGCCGGAGAACGGCGCCTACGCCAGCATAGACTTCACCAAATCTGACGGAGTCTCCACGACAAACAAGG